A genomic region of Acipenser ruthenus chromosome 9, fAciRut3.2 maternal haplotype, whole genome shotgun sequence contains the following coding sequences:
- the LOC117973019 gene encoding protein Aster-C-like isoform X2, which produces MDIDNSLHCLKEQLQSVTIREEEQESAEKEEEEEEQGPANSFSDILVREISLSSGSTDRGFWVPITTYKHRNEEFKKLFKHLLESEKLIVDYACALQRDILLQGRLYLSENWLCFHSNFILWETTIAIALKDVTSMSKEKTARLIPNAIQIGTNNEKFFFTSFAARERSYLSIFRMWQNALLNKNLTKQDFWHMVQHNYGSDLGLNNEEMESLSLSTENLNRSGVSATHTSDEFSLKLERRSSLKFPLIETPMEDASSRAEGEIGLPTTPAVINGTSLTLEVFGDNHVGRSPVMTSERNAKDPALSLDLNGNEDLLSERSGSDVNEEEEGLFANDVQGRLYINRIFHISAEKMFELLFTDSHFLQRFMQKRKITELVSSPWVRDDSENQKKTLNYTITISNPLIGKFSTATELQTMYKDSQQGQYYLIDADVVTHDVPYHDYFYTSNRYCIIRTSKHKCRLRVSTDVKYKKQPWGLIRSFIEKNSWSGLENYFRHLESDLVTEEAHLNQSTADPSKPGALRRRRRTYSRSLVDRLSKQSLKQFSAGDLGAERSEEYSRVNLDLKNTQKYNLTKILLSMSVILLILTLLNLILFFKLWAIEDVARRIHVSNELRFPEKINLNSTPNINNKLPKTDKEKTARLKIVLQESIALLEQMKRSLLMLQTNCELHNKT; this is translated from the exons ATGGACATCGATAACAGCTTGCATTGTCTCAAAGAGCAGCTTCAGTCTGTG ACGATACGTGAAGAGGAACAAGAATCAGCTGaaaaagaagaggaggaagaagaacaGGGCCCAGCTAACTCGTTTTCTGATATTTTAGTTCGTGAGATTTCGCTGTCCTCTGGGTCTACTGACAGGGGGTTCTGG GTTCCGATTACCACTTATAAACACAGAAATGAAGAATTTAAGAAACTATTCAAACACCTGCTGGAGTCTGAGAAATTAATTGTGG ACTATGCCTGTGCTCTCCAGAGAGACATCCTGCTGCAGGGACGCCTGTACCTCTCTGAGAACTGGCTGTGTTTCCATAGTAACTTCATTCTCTGGGAAACTACG ATAGCAATAGCTTTGAAAGATGTAACCTCGATGTCAAAGGAGAAGACTGCGAGACTGATCCCCAATGCCATTCAGATTGGGACGAACAATGAAAAG TTTTTCTTTACATCATTTGCTGCTAGAGAGAGAAGCTACCTCAGTATCTTCAGGATGTGGCAGAACGCATTACTAAACAAG AATTTGACAAAGCAAGACTTTTGGCACATGGTCCAGCATAATTATGGGAGTGATTTGGGATTAAATAACGAAGAAATGGAGAGTTTATCGTTATCCACAGAAAACCTCAATCGAAGTGG GGTTTCAGCAACACACACCAGTGATGAATTTTCTCTTAAACTAGAGAGACGGAGCAGTCTTAAATTCCCACTGATAGAAACGCCAATGGAGGATGCAAGCAGTCGAGCTGAAGGAGAAATAGGATTACCCACAACACCAGCGGTGATAAATGGAACCTCATTAACACTG GAGGTATTCGGAGATAATCATGTTGGCAGGAGCCCAGTCATGACCTCCGAGAGGAATGCCAAGGATCCTGCACTTTCTCTAGACCTCAATGGAAATGAAGATCTGTTGTCGGAGAGGAGCGGCTCTGATGTCAATGAAGAAG AGGAGGGACTCTTTGCTAATGATGTCCAAGGAAGATTGTATATCAACCGGATATTTCATATTAGTGCAGAGAAGATGTTTGAACTCCTGTTTACTGACTCCCATTTTCTACAGCGATTCATGCAAAAGAGAAAAATCACAG AACTGGTGAGCAGTCCGTGGGTGAGGGACGATAGTGAAAATCAGAAAAAGACTCTGAATTACACCATCACTATCTCAAATCCTCTCATTGGCAAATTCTCAACAGCAACAGAATTGCAG accaTGTACAAAGATAGTCAGCAAGGACAATATTATCTCATAGACGCTGACGTGGTAACCCACGATGTACCCTACCATGATTATTTCTACACATCAAACCGTTATTGCATCATTCGGACCTCCAAACACAAGTGCAGGTTACG AGTTTCAACTGATGTTAAATACAAGAAGCAGCCATGGGGTCTGATCAGATCCTTCATTGAGAAGAACTCCTGGAGTGGTCTGgaaaattatttcagacatttag AGTCTGATTTGGTGACGGAGGAGGCTCATCTGAACCAGAGCACTGCAGACCCCAGCAAGCCAGGCGCATTGCGGAGGCGAAGGAGGACGTACAGCCGCTCTCTGGTGGACCGCCTGTCCAAACAGTCCCTGAAACAGTTCTCAGCCGGGGACCTTGGAGCAGAGCGCAGTGAGGAGTATTCAA GAGTAAACTTGGATCtgaaaaatacacagaaatataaCCTCACCAAAATTTTGCTATCAATGAGTGTTAT CCTTCTCATTTTGACTCTACTGAACTTGATTTTGTTCTTCAAGCTGTGGGCTATAGAGGACGTCGCACGTAGGATACACGTATCCAACGAGCTCCGATTCCcagaaaaaattaatttaaa ttcaaCTCCAAATATCAATAATAAACTGCCAAAAACAGATAAAGAAAAAACTGCTAGGTTGAAAATTGTGCTTCAGGAATCTATAGCTCTGCTGGAACAG aTGAAACGCTCACTACTGATGCTGCAGACAAATTGTGAGCTTCACAACAAGACGTGA
- the LOC117973019 gene encoding protein Aster-C-like isoform X1 has translation MDIDNSLHCLKEQLQSVTIREEEQESAEKEEEEEEQGPANSFSDILVREISLSSGSTDRGFWVPITTYKHRNEEFKKLFKHLLESEKLIVDYACALQRDILLQGRLYLSENWLCFHSNFILWETTIAIALKDVTSMSKEKTARLIPNAIQIGTNNEKFFFTSFAARERSYLSIFRMWQNALLNKNLTKQDFWHMVQHNYGSDLGLNNEEMESLSLSTENLNRSGVSATHTSDEFSLKLERRSSLKFPLIETPMEDASSRAEGEIGLPTTPAVINGTSLTLEVFGDNHVGRSPVMTSERNAKDPALSLDLNGNEDLLSERSGSDVNEEAEEGLFANDVQGRLYINRIFHISAEKMFELLFTDSHFLQRFMQKRKITELVSSPWVRDDSENQKKTLNYTITISNPLIGKFSTATELQTMYKDSQQGQYYLIDADVVTHDVPYHDYFYTSNRYCIIRTSKHKCRLRVSTDVKYKKQPWGLIRSFIEKNSWSGLENYFRHLESDLVTEEAHLNQSTADPSKPGALRRRRRTYSRSLVDRLSKQSLKQFSAGDLGAERSEEYSRVNLDLKNTQKYNLTKILLSMSVILLILTLLNLILFFKLWAIEDVARRIHVSNELRFPEKINLNSTPNINNKLPKTDKEKTARLKIVLQESIALLEQMKRSLLMLQTNCELHNKT, from the exons ATGGACATCGATAACAGCTTGCATTGTCTCAAAGAGCAGCTTCAGTCTGTG ACGATACGTGAAGAGGAACAAGAATCAGCTGaaaaagaagaggaggaagaagaacaGGGCCCAGCTAACTCGTTTTCTGATATTTTAGTTCGTGAGATTTCGCTGTCCTCTGGGTCTACTGACAGGGGGTTCTGG GTTCCGATTACCACTTATAAACACAGAAATGAAGAATTTAAGAAACTATTCAAACACCTGCTGGAGTCTGAGAAATTAATTGTGG ACTATGCCTGTGCTCTCCAGAGAGACATCCTGCTGCAGGGACGCCTGTACCTCTCTGAGAACTGGCTGTGTTTCCATAGTAACTTCATTCTCTGGGAAACTACG ATAGCAATAGCTTTGAAAGATGTAACCTCGATGTCAAAGGAGAAGACTGCGAGACTGATCCCCAATGCCATTCAGATTGGGACGAACAATGAAAAG TTTTTCTTTACATCATTTGCTGCTAGAGAGAGAAGCTACCTCAGTATCTTCAGGATGTGGCAGAACGCATTACTAAACAAG AATTTGACAAAGCAAGACTTTTGGCACATGGTCCAGCATAATTATGGGAGTGATTTGGGATTAAATAACGAAGAAATGGAGAGTTTATCGTTATCCACAGAAAACCTCAATCGAAGTGG GGTTTCAGCAACACACACCAGTGATGAATTTTCTCTTAAACTAGAGAGACGGAGCAGTCTTAAATTCCCACTGATAGAAACGCCAATGGAGGATGCAAGCAGTCGAGCTGAAGGAGAAATAGGATTACCCACAACACCAGCGGTGATAAATGGAACCTCATTAACACTG GAGGTATTCGGAGATAATCATGTTGGCAGGAGCCCAGTCATGACCTCCGAGAGGAATGCCAAGGATCCTGCACTTTCTCTAGACCTCAATGGAAATGAAGATCTGTTGTCGGAGAGGAGCGGCTCTGATGTCAATGAAGAAG cAGAGGAGGGACTCTTTGCTAATGATGTCCAAGGAAGATTGTATATCAACCGGATATTTCATATTAGTGCAGAGAAGATGTTTGAACTCCTGTTTACTGACTCCCATTTTCTACAGCGATTCATGCAAAAGAGAAAAATCACAG AACTGGTGAGCAGTCCGTGGGTGAGGGACGATAGTGAAAATCAGAAAAAGACTCTGAATTACACCATCACTATCTCAAATCCTCTCATTGGCAAATTCTCAACAGCAACAGAATTGCAG accaTGTACAAAGATAGTCAGCAAGGACAATATTATCTCATAGACGCTGACGTGGTAACCCACGATGTACCCTACCATGATTATTTCTACACATCAAACCGTTATTGCATCATTCGGACCTCCAAACACAAGTGCAGGTTACG AGTTTCAACTGATGTTAAATACAAGAAGCAGCCATGGGGTCTGATCAGATCCTTCATTGAGAAGAACTCCTGGAGTGGTCTGgaaaattatttcagacatttag AGTCTGATTTGGTGACGGAGGAGGCTCATCTGAACCAGAGCACTGCAGACCCCAGCAAGCCAGGCGCATTGCGGAGGCGAAGGAGGACGTACAGCCGCTCTCTGGTGGACCGCCTGTCCAAACAGTCCCTGAAACAGTTCTCAGCCGGGGACCTTGGAGCAGAGCGCAGTGAGGAGTATTCAA GAGTAAACTTGGATCtgaaaaatacacagaaatataaCCTCACCAAAATTTTGCTATCAATGAGTGTTAT CCTTCTCATTTTGACTCTACTGAACTTGATTTTGTTCTTCAAGCTGTGGGCTATAGAGGACGTCGCACGTAGGATACACGTATCCAACGAGCTCCGATTCCcagaaaaaattaatttaaa ttcaaCTCCAAATATCAATAATAAACTGCCAAAAACAGATAAAGAAAAAACTGCTAGGTTGAAAATTGTGCTTCAGGAATCTATAGCTCTGCTGGAACAG aTGAAACGCTCACTACTGATGCTGCAGACAAATTGTGAGCTTCACAACAAGACGTGA
- the LOC117405856 gene encoding uncharacterized protein LOC117405856, translating into MNLVTSKIFGSPFPQLLITAFIAVLIQSNHVANSATVAIQTRGDGASETAQNTALQLHLVTLGQHTNTTSEPESKLKPSVSQSPPTEKAVEGENLVFSCQFTQSGHFVSSNLSVTWYNKKSEETLTVLVGNETKEEGYSGRVFLNGDWLGTGVASMTLLNVTSSDYGIYICSVTLPDGSTLEGDGTKLSVRKRSGLFGMEESIGTIIGVVAAAVGVTVGLVAIIVPQFRKKLMCFKK; encoded by the exons ATGAACCTCGTAACTTCCAAAATCTTTGGGTCTCCCTTCCCACAGCTCTTAATCACAGCTTTTATAG CTGTCTTAATCCAAAGCAACCATGTTGCTAACAGTGCCACAGTCGCTATCCAAACACGAGGGGATGGAGCCTCTGAGACTGCTCAGAACACAGCCCTACAACTGCACTTGGTCACCCTAGGACAGCACACAAACACCACTTCAGAGCCTGAATCAAAATTAAAGCCCTCTGTGTCTCAGAGCCCCCCAACAGAGAAAGCGGTGGAGGGGGAGAACTTGGTGTTCTCGTGCCAGTTTACCCAGAGTGGTCACTTTGTTTCCAGCAATTTGTCTGTGACGTGGTACAACAAGAAGAGTGAGGAGACACTGACAGTCCTGGTTGGGAATGAAACAAAGGAGGAGGGCTATTCGGGCAGAGTGTTCTTGAACGGGGATTGGCTTGGCACAGGCGTCGCCTCCATGACCCTTCTCAACGTCACGTCAAGCGATTATGGCATTTACATTTGCTCTGTGACACTACCCGATGGAAGTACTTTAGAAGGAGATGGCACAAAGCTGAGTGTCAGGAAAAGATCGG GCTTGTTCGGGATGGAGGAGTCAATCGGGACGATTATTGGAGTGGTGGCTGCAGCTGTGGGGGTCACTGTGGGACTGGTAGCGATCATAGTGCCCCAGTTCAGGAAGAAGCTCATGTGTTTCAAGAAATAG